The following proteins are co-located in the Osmia lignaria lignaria isolate PbOS001 chromosome 12, iyOsmLign1, whole genome shotgun sequence genome:
- the P32 gene encoding complement C1q binding protein P32 isoform X2, protein MNGIIRNTLRSSVIRNLFSSTSSIGITNNQLRSLWNVSRQIQSVPLLSVKSFQHGNNLCKCGCCRGAHTKAEKELVEFLAEEIIAEKKAQKLKTIPTELDGFKVSLNGSFVTLEKKQSDETIKISFDINHSVSSDPQPDIEMSSDNPDIGDIKSKPQFTIDIVRGNQTLEFSCSFNSEPGASDDIFCIDEISLYEGEGTDNIYVAEGEIIDGYLYDLLMNYLEEKGVSNEFAEKLVELSTNYEHTAYVSLLEGLSKFTSKN, encoded by the exons atgaacggaataataagaaatactttGCGTTCGTCAGTGATCAGAAATTTGTTTTCCTCGACTTCGAGCATAGGAATTACAAATAATCAGTTAAGATCATTATGGAATGTTTCTCGACAAATCCAATCTGTACCTCTCCTTTCGGTAAAATCGTTTCAACACGGAAATAATCTCTGTAAATGTGGTTGTTGTAGAGGTGCCCACACAAAAG CTGAGAAGGAGCTAGTAGAATTTCTAGCGGAAGAGATTATAGCGGAAAAGAAAGCTCAGAAATTAAAAACTATTCCCACCGAATTAGATGGATTCAAAGTATCACTTAACGGATCGTTCGTTACTTTAGAGAAGAAACAAAGCGACGAAAC aattaAAATTTCGTTTGATATAAATCATTCGGTTAGTTCCGACCCTCAACCTGACATCGAAATGTCGAGCGATAATCCAGATATTGGAGATATAAAGAGTAAACCACAATTTACGATAGATATAGTAAGAGGAAATCAAACTCTTGAATTTTCCTGCAGTTTTAATAGCGAACCTGGTGCATCAG aCGATATCTTTTGCATAGACGAAATTAGTTTGTACGAAGGAGAAGGTACTGATAATATATACGTTGCAGAGGGTGAAATCATTGATGGT TATCTCTATGACTTGCTTATGAATTACCTCGAAGAAAAAGGTGTTTCGAACGAGTTTGCGGAAAAATTAGTTGAACTTAGTACGAACTACGAGCATACCGCGTATGTTAGTTTGCTGGAAGGTCTTTCAAAATTCACATCTAAAAATTAG
- the P32 gene encoding complement C1q binding protein P32 isoform X1, with protein MNGIIRNTLRSSVIRNLFSSTSSIGITNNQLRSLWNVSRQIQSVPLLSVKSFQHGNNLCKCGCCRGAHTKAEKELVEFLAEEIIAEKKAQKLKTIPTELDGFKVSLNGSFVTLEKKQSDETIKISFDINHSVSSDPQPDIEMSSDNPDIGDIKSKPQFTIDIVRGNQTLEFSCSFNSEPGASGANDNYNDIFCIDEISLYEGEGTDNIYVAEGEIIDGYLYDLLMNYLEEKGVSNEFAEKLVELSTNYEHTAYVSLLEGLSKFTSKN; from the exons atgaacggaataataagaaatactttGCGTTCGTCAGTGATCAGAAATTTGTTTTCCTCGACTTCGAGCATAGGAATTACAAATAATCAGTTAAGATCATTATGGAATGTTTCTCGACAAATCCAATCTGTACCTCTCCTTTCGGTAAAATCGTTTCAACACGGAAATAATCTCTGTAAATGTGGTTGTTGTAGAGGTGCCCACACAAAAG CTGAGAAGGAGCTAGTAGAATTTCTAGCGGAAGAGATTATAGCGGAAAAGAAAGCTCAGAAATTAAAAACTATTCCCACCGAATTAGATGGATTCAAAGTATCACTTAACGGATCGTTCGTTACTTTAGAGAAGAAACAAAGCGACGAAAC aattaAAATTTCGTTTGATATAAATCATTCGGTTAGTTCCGACCCTCAACCTGACATCGAAATGTCGAGCGATAATCCAGATATTGGAGATATAAAGAGTAAACCACAATTTACGATAGATATAGTAAGAGGAAATCAAACTCTTGAATTTTCCTGCAGTTTTAATAGCGAACCTGGTGCATCAGGTGCTAATGACAATTACA aCGATATCTTTTGCATAGACGAAATTAGTTTGTACGAAGGAGAAGGTACTGATAATATATACGTTGCAGAGGGTGAAATCATTGATGGT TATCTCTATGACTTGCTTATGAATTACCTCGAAGAAAAAGGTGTTTCGAACGAGTTTGCGGAAAAATTAGTTGAACTTAGTACGAACTACGAGCATACCGCGTATGTTAGTTTGCTGGAAGGTCTTTCAAAATTCACATCTAAAAATTAG
- the Rab19 gene encoding RAS oncogene family member Rab19 isoform X2 → MSNRDPDNLMATNDENFDYLFKIVLIGDCGTGKTCVVQRFRSGTFIERHGNTIGVDFSMKTVLIDDKKIKLQIWDTAGQERFRTITQSYYRSANGVIVGNKCDLQDLREVEKEEAEALCQYLPEVLQVVETSAKENTNIDSIFFYLASELKRRHENRQINANQDEVVRLGAGRKLSSCSNCSYKIF, encoded by the exons atgtcGAACCGGGACCCGGACAATTTGATGGCGACAAACGACGAGAATTTCGACTACTTGTTCAAGATCGTGCTTATCGGAGATTGTGGTACAGGAAAGACCTGTGTTGTTCAAAGATTTCGATCTGGTACATTTATCGAAAGACATGGAAATACAATTGGTGTAGATTTTTCTATGAAAACTGTATTAATTGATGACAAAAAGATTAAG ttACAAATATGGGATACAGCTGGTCAAGAAAGATTTCGTACAATAACACAGAGTTATTACAGATCAGCTAACGGTGTTATTGTTG GTAATAAATGTGATCTACAAGATTTAAGAGaagttgaaaaagaagaagcagaagctCTTTGTCAATATCTTCCTGAAGTGTTACAAGTAGTAGAAACATCAGCCAAAGAAAATACCAATATagattctatatttttttacCTGGCATCAGAGCTCAAA AGGCGACACGAAAATCGCCAAATTAATGCTAATCAGGATGAAGTTGTTAGACTTGGCGCAGGACGAAAATTGTCTTCCTGCTCAAACTgttcatataaaatattttaa
- the Rab19 gene encoding RAS oncogene family member Rab19 isoform X1: MSNRDPDNLMATNDENFDYLFKIVLIGDCGTGKTCVVQRFRSGTFIERHGNTIGVDFSMKTVLIDDKKIKLQIWDTAGQERFRTITQSYYRSANGVIVVYDITKRSTFLSLQHWVEEVRKYTSSHVLLVLVGNKCDLQDLREVEKEEAEALCQYLPEVLQVVETSAKENTNIDSIFFYLASELKRRHENRQINANQDEVVRLGAGRKLSSCSNCSYKIF; this comes from the exons atgtcGAACCGGGACCCGGACAATTTGATGGCGACAAACGACGAGAATTTCGACTACTTGTTCAAGATCGTGCTTATCGGAGATTGTGGTACAGGAAAGACCTGTGTTGTTCAAAGATTTCGATCTGGTACATTTATCGAAAGACATGGAAATACAATTGGTGTAGATTTTTCTATGAAAACTGTATTAATTGATGACAAAAAGATTAAG ttACAAATATGGGATACAGCTGGTCAAGAAAGATTTCGTACAATAACACAGAGTTATTACAGATCAGCTAACGGTGTTATTGTTG TTTATGATATTACAAAGAGATCTACATTCTTAAGTTTACAACATTGGGTTGAAGAAGTACGAAAATACACTTCATCGCATGTTTTGTTAGTTTTAGTTG GTAATAAATGTGATCTACAAGATTTAAGAGaagttgaaaaagaagaagcagaagctCTTTGTCAATATCTTCCTGAAGTGTTACAAGTAGTAGAAACATCAGCCAAAGAAAATACCAATATagattctatatttttttacCTGGCATCAGAGCTCAAA AGGCGACACGAAAATCGCCAAATTAATGCTAATCAGGATGAAGTTGTTAGACTTGGCGCAGGACGAAAATTGTCTTCCTGCTCAAACTgttcatataaaatattttaa